In the genome of Pieris rapae chromosome 6, ilPieRapa1.1, whole genome shotgun sequence, one region contains:
- the LOC111002919 gene encoding uncharacterized protein LOC111002919 — translation MSAPKEAILMLVLLSFIYKTSAIHCYYCNSANNSACLDINQYEEEIRSNIVPIVNCDNAIMKTKPITFFCRKIVQTIFHPHRDNEVRVTRGCGWMPHAKDCYKDDNSDHLGTSCQCFEDLCNSGESADPNIMVVLFLCFSIILYFWRE, via the exons ATGTCAGCGCCTAAAGAAGCCATTCTAATGCTTGTGCTGTTATCCTTTATCTATAAAA CTAGTGCAATACATTGCTACTACTGCAACAGCGCAAACAATTCAGCCTGTTTGGACATCAACCAGTATGAAGAAGAAATTCGCTCCAACATTGTTCCGATAGTGAACTGTGATAATGCTATTATGAAGACAAAACCAATCACATTCTTCTGCAGGAAAATAGTACAAActa TTTTCCACCCACACCGGGACAATGAAGTAAGAGTGACCCGTGGCTGTGGGTGGATGCCTCATGCTAAGGACTGCTATAAAGACGACAACTCCGACCACTTGGGTACATCCTGTCAATGCTTCGAAGACCTATGCAACAGTGGCGAATCAGCTGATCCTAACATTATGGTCGTcttgtttttatgtttctcTATCATTTTGTACTTTTGGcgggaataa
- the LOC111002924 gene encoding CAPA peptides-like, with product MQSTPRIIIPVFLIATVIAGSSHSGAKLRRDGVLNLYPFPRVGRSSHQTWQIPIHDLLDQDLHKRQLYAFPRVGRSYPIQISPSKLEDLLFGRSHGFAKRESESTDSTGMWFGPRLGRGFTSEDDTISSEDRSEPEQIDLESEREKRDTKHN from the exons ATGCAGTCCACACCGAGAATAATTATTCCAGTGTTCCTAATAGCCACCGTGATTGCAGGCTCATCTC atagtggagcaaaactacgccgtGATGGAGTATTAAACCTATACCCATTTCCAAGGGTTGGACGCTCATCTCATCAGACCTGGCAGATACCTATACATGATTTGTTAG atcaaGACTTACACAAACGGCAACTTTACGCATTTCCCCGCGTGGGTAGGTCGTACCCAATCCAAATATCTCCTTCGAAATTGGAAGATCTTCTGTTTGGAAGGAGTCATGGATTTGCGAAGAGAGAAAGCGAGAGCACGGATAGCACGGGAATGTGGTTCGGGCCAAGACTTGGTAGAGGATTCACGAGTGAAGATGATA CAATTTCCAGTGAAGACAGGAGTGAACCAGAACAGATCGATTTGGAATCCGAACGGGAAAAACGAGATACGAAACACAACTAA